Proteins from one Chroococcidiopsis sp. CCMEE 29 genomic window:
- a CDS encoding tocopherol cyclase family protein produces the protein MVNIPKTPLHSTQTPHSGYHWDGSNRRFFEGWYYRVTLPDCGQTFAFMYSIEDPIGGKPHSGGAAQILGPDDQYLWRTFPDVKQFWASPSHLELGHWGKTDLHTQPLLLVPPEFDRHIQQGYQATATWNQGVIQDPSSDRYCRWQYSIKPIYGWGNQGETQQSTAGWLSFLPIFEPGWQILMAHGLATGWIEWNGTRYEFTNAPAYSEKNWGGAFPQKWFWLNCNSFDSEPDLALTAGGGRRGVLWWMESVAMIGLHYRGKFYEFVPWNSKVEWDIQPWGKWQMQAQNSEYEVSLTGTTDLSGTPLRAPTERGLIFACSDTMQGQLSLELRSRSSGKSKLILAAKSSLCGLETGGDSWDKSWQSDK, from the coding sequence ATGGTTAATATTCCCAAAACTCCTCTGCACTCAACCCAAACACCTCACAGTGGCTATCACTGGGATGGCAGTAACCGCCGCTTCTTTGAAGGTTGGTACTACCGCGTGACTTTGCCAGATTGTGGTCAGACTTTCGCTTTCATGTATTCCATTGAAGATCCCATCGGTGGTAAGCCTCACAGTGGCGGTGCGGCACAGATCCTTGGACCTGATGATCAGTATCTGTGGCGCACTTTTCCAGATGTAAAGCAATTCTGGGCTAGCCCGTCGCACCTAGAGTTAGGTCATTGGGGAAAAACTGATTTACACACTCAACCACTCTTGCTTGTCCCACCTGAGTTTGATCGCCATATTCAACAGGGCTACCAGGCAACAGCCACTTGGAATCAAGGAGTGATTCAAGATCCAAGTAGCGATCGCTATTGCCGTTGGCAGTATTCAATTAAGCCAATATATGGCTGGGGCAATCAAGGAGAAACTCAGCAATCAACTGCAGGTTGGTTGTCATTTTTGCCAATTTTTGAACCCGGGTGGCAGATTCTGATGGCCCATGGGTTAGCAACTGGTTGGATTGAGTGGAATGGCACCCGCTATGAATTTACTAATGCCCCAGCATATAGTGAGAAAAATTGGGGCGGTGCTTTTCCCCAAAAATGGTTTTGGCTCAATTGTAACAGCTTTGATAGTGAACCTGACCTCGCTTTAACAGCGGGCGGCGGTAGACGGGGGGTGCTGTGGTGGATGGAATCTGTGGCAATGATTGGCTTGCACTACCGGGGCAAATTCTATGAGTTCGTCCCCTGGAACTCAAAGGTAGAGTGGGATATTCAGCCTTGGGGCAAGTGGCAGATGCAAGCGCAAAATTCCGAGTATGAGGTTTCATTGACTGGAACAACGGATCTTTCTGGAACTCCCTTACGGGCACCGACAGAAAGGGGTTTGATTTTTGCCTGTAGCGATACCATGCAGGGGCAACTGAGTTTGGAACTGCGTTCCCGAAGTTCTGGAAAATCAAAACTCATCCTGGCAGCAAAAAGCTCTCTATGTGGCTTAGAAACGGGCGGCGATTCTTGGGATAAGTCTTGGCAGTCAGATAAATAA
- a CDS encoding GNAT family N-acetyltransferase: protein MNQDVSSISFPNLETERLWLRRTTQEDAEAVFAVFSDPNVTQFHDLDTFTRLDEAIGVIERRAKGFESGRGIRWGIARKPDNYLIGSCGFTWDREVNAAEVGYELASQFWRQGIMSEALRAILNYGFEIGGVQFVIAEIMLENVASRRLVEKLSFQSQGVLKERGFWKGEHHDLEKFMLMRSQFTAV from the coding sequence ATGAACCAGGATGTTTCATCAATTTCTTTTCCAAACCTTGAGACAGAGCGGCTTTGGCTTCGACGCACAACTCAGGAAGATGCTGAGGCTGTGTTTGCCGTATTCTCCGATCCAAATGTGACTCAGTTTCATGACCTTGATACCTTCACCCGCCTCGATGAAGCAATAGGGGTGATTGAGCGACGGGCAAAGGGATTTGAAAGTGGGCGTGGGATACGCTGGGGCATTGCTCGTAAACCAGACAACTATCTGATTGGTTCCTGTGGGTTTACGTGGGATAGAGAAGTCAATGCTGCTGAAGTCGGTTATGAGCTTGCTAGTCAGTTTTGGAGACAAGGCATTATGAGTGAGGCCTTACGTGCCATTCTGAACTATGGGTTTGAGATTGGAGGAGTGCAATTTGTGATTGCAGAAATCATGTTAGAAAACGTGGCTTCTAGAAGGCTGGTGGAAAAGTTAAGTTTTCAGAGTCAGGGGGTACTGAAAGAGCGTGGTTTTTGGAAAGGGGAGCATCACGATTTAGAAAAGTTCATGTTGATGAGAAGCCAGTTCACAGCCGTATAA
- a CDS encoding pyridoxal phosphate-dependent aminotransferase, producing MKLAARVGEVTPSLTLAIAAKAKAMKAEGIDVCSFSAGEPDFDTPEHIKNAAKQALDQGKTKYGPAAGEPKLREAIARKLKKDNNLDYQAENVIVTNGGKHGLFNLMLGLIEPGDEVVIPAPYWLSYPEMVKLAGGVPMIAQTDASTGYKITPEQLRSAITTNTKLFVLNSPSNPTGVVYTPTEIKALAEVVVEQDILVVSDEIYEKILYDEAEHLSIGSLGREIFNHTIISSGFAKAYSMTGWRLGYVAGSTRLIKALSTIQGHSTSNVCTFAQYGAIAAFEGSQDCVEQMRQAFAERRQVMMHRLSEIPEITYAKPDGAFYIFVNISKTGLTSLEFCDALLESQQVAAIPGIAFGADDHIRLSYATDMASIEKGMNRLDKFVRSRLAL from the coding sequence ATGAAGTTGGCAGCACGAGTAGGTGAGGTAACGCCTTCTTTAACATTGGCGATCGCAGCCAAAGCCAAAGCAATGAAGGCTGAAGGCATTGATGTTTGTAGTTTCAGTGCTGGGGAACCGGATTTTGACACTCCAGAACATATTAAGAACGCTGCCAAGCAAGCCTTGGATCAGGGTAAGACTAAATATGGTCCAGCTGCCGGGGAGCCAAAGTTAAGGGAGGCGATCGCCCGGAAGCTGAAAAAAGACAATAATCTGGATTACCAGGCTGAAAACGTTATTGTCACCAACGGTGGCAAGCATGGCTTATTTAACTTGATGCTGGGGCTGATTGAACCGGGGGATGAAGTGGTTATTCCTGCCCCCTACTGGCTGAGTTATCCAGAAATGGTAAAGCTAGCGGGTGGAGTGCCAATGATTGCCCAGACAGATGCCTCTACTGGCTATAAAATCACACCAGAGCAACTTCGCTCTGCAATTACGACTAACACTAAGCTGTTTGTCCTCAACTCTCCCTCTAATCCTACGGGTGTCGTCTACACCCCCACTGAAATCAAGGCATTAGCAGAGGTAGTGGTAGAGCAAGATATTTTAGTAGTCTCTGACGAGATTTACGAAAAGATTCTCTATGATGAGGCAGAACATCTCAGCATTGGTTCGCTGGGTAGAGAAATCTTTAACCACACCATTATCAGCAGTGGGTTTGCCAAGGCTTATTCAATGACGGGTTGGCGACTAGGTTATGTAGCGGGGTCAACTCGGTTAATTAAAGCTTTGAGTACAATCCAAGGTCACAGCACGTCGAATGTATGTACCTTTGCTCAGTACGGTGCGATCGCTGCCTTTGAAGGTTCGCAAGACTGTGTAGAACAAATGCGCCAAGCCTTTGCCGAACGGCGGCAGGTAATGATGCACAGACTCAGCGAAATTCCAGAGATTACTTATGCCAAACCAGATGGGGCTTTCTATATATTTGTCAACATTAGTAAAACTGGTCTAACATCTCTAGAATTTTGTGATGCTCTGCTGGAATCTCAACAAGTGGCCGCTATTCCCGGGATTGCCTTTGGTGCCGATGATCACATCCGCCTTTCTTATGCTACGGATATGGCATCAATTGAGAAAGGAATGAATAGGTTAGATAAATTTGTCCGATCGCGTCTAGCTCTATAA
- a CDS encoding YbhB/YbcL family Raf kinase inhibitor-like protein, producing MALYIKELQIVSPAFTSLERIPKRYTSEGENISPPLEWSGLPPGTQQLALICHDPDAPLTRGFTHWVIYSIPLTASQMAEAGGSKFTEGTNSAEQLGYIGPAPPVGHGPHHYYFWLYALDKELDLKPGLNREQLLDAIAEHVIEQARLVGVYER from the coding sequence ATGGCTCTGTATATTAAAGAACTTCAGATTGTCAGTCCTGCATTTACTTCCCTTGAACGTATCCCCAAACGCTACACCAGTGAAGGCGAAAATATCTCACCCCCGTTAGAGTGGAGCGGATTACCACCAGGAACCCAACAACTGGCACTCATCTGCCATGACCCAGACGCGCCGCTGACTCGTGGATTCACGCACTGGGTAATCTACAGCATTCCACTAACCGCCAGTCAGATGGCTGAAGCAGGCGGCAGCAAATTTACTGAAGGTACGAACAGTGCCGAGCAGTTGGGGTATATCGGGCCTGCTCCACCAGTCGGGCATGGACCCCACCACTACTATTTTTGGCTATATGCCTTAGACAAAGAACTCGACCTCAAACCAGGCTTGAACCGCGAGCAACTCCTCGATGCGATCGCAGAGCATGTCATTGAGCAAGCACGGCTGGTTGGGGTTTATGAGCGCTGA